Proteins encoded in a region of the Zea mays cultivar B73 chromosome 4, Zm-B73-REFERENCE-NAM-5.0, whole genome shotgun sequence genome:
- the LOC100383039 gene encoding uncharacterized protein LOC100383039 has protein sequence MGESQSSEDASRFRALGNGVSGAGQGSAGDNELHDGSIASQAVRAYPNGGRSLVSDVGLFDTLRVGSNQYFGFSHSASGNPYDEQSLSFAFEGMGFDSRKTNSPTSHHNVPLTNGHYPSERVDGTLSQQHAPATRQCDSLGLQFSVQHAMQNNDVEHQEQSPRFPPQLGTFSRNPELHSFDRNFGVPCHPSIASASSLKMWQSQMYTPHDQNVGSNFMWQQNTGVQPYSIMQPNYACPQMQQVSGFGISRHRSNEQAAVYPPAKGPSSSYIGTPNFHWLENGYSYLNGAASQKRRNSGGLNNTFADSFPSTSYTGSSCGSGDFHHFQWAEKVFNSYGPHHQQGDNLSHPYGLGLSHHQRSDIAHPYGLGFSHHQRSDKLNTASYVERIRMRPDVGNSVNFFDLSSYARLLNSPFLSSQSDTYKSIDEVMGRVCMLSKDQDACRFLQKLLSEGTQEDIDKIFGEIIDNVGDLMVDPTAHYLVQKILEECTNDQRTHMIREITKAPIKLHKASCNVHGTRVVQKVIDTMNTPDQVSMLVSALNTGMMCLMTDSYGNHVVDHCLQKLLPEHKAFILEAAASCYLQLARDRHGCCVLQKCIGHSSDEQRNNLLCKITSSALTLSEDPYGNYVIQFILDLNIEWITVRVVDELAGHFGNLSMQKCGSHVVEHCLKLAPRLICDRIINELMHDPKLLDIILDQYGNFVIQTALKQCQGEHHAAFVETIKPHTAVMQSNMYGKKVLSRICLKNKHCRFDLH, from the exons ATGGGGGAATCACAGAGTAGCGAGGACGCTTCCAGGTTCAGAGCTTTGGGCAACGGTGTCTCCGGTGCTGGGCAGGGGAGTGCTGGTGACAATGAGCTCCACGATGGGAGCATTGCATCGCAGGCTGTCAGGGCTTATCCGAATGGTGGGAGATCCTTGGTTTCTGACGTTGGGTTGTTTGACACGTTGAGGGTTGGAAGCAACCAGTATTTTGGTTTCTCTCACAGTGCCAGTGGTAATCCCTATGATGAGCAGTCCTTGTCGTTTGCTTTTGAGGGCATGGGCTTTGATTCACGCAAAACTAATTCACCTACCAGTCATCACAATGTACCACTGACAAATGGACACTATCCATCTGAACGTGTGGATGGTACTCTGAGCCAGCAGCATGCACCTGCAACACGCCAATGTGATTCTTTGGGTCTACAGTTTAGTGTGCAACATGCCATGCAGAACAATGATGTTGAACACCAGGAACAATCTCCCAGGTTTCCACCACAGTTGGGGACTTTCTCAAGAAACCCTGAGCTGCACAGCTTTGATCGCAATTTTGGTGTTCCTTGCCATCCATCAATTGCATCAGCTTCATCCTTAAAaatgtggcaatctcaaatgtacACACCCCATGATCAGAATGTTGGCTCAAACTTCATGTGGCAGCAAAATACTGGTGTACAACCATACTCTATTATGCAACCGAATTATGCATGTCCACAAATGCAGCAAGTTTCTGGGTTTGGTATTTCTCGACATAGGAGCAATGAGCAGGCTGCAGTCTACCCTCCTGCAAAGGGCCCATCCTCATCATATATTGGAACACCAAATTTTCATTGGCTGGAAAATGGGTATTCTTACCTAAACGGTGCTGCTTCTCAGAAAAGAAGAAATAGTGGCGGTCTGAATAATACATTTGCAGACAGCTTCCCAAGTACATCTTACACCGGCAGTTCATGTGGCAGTGGTGATTTTCACCATTTTCAATGGGCAGAAAAGGTTTTCAATTCATATGGACCGCATCACCAGCAAGGTGATAACCTCAGTCATCCATATGGCTTAGGTTTATCACATCATCAAAGATCTGATATCGCTCATCCATATGGCTTAGGTTTCTCACATCATCAAAGATCTGATAAACTCAACACAGCAAGTTACGTGGAGAGGATCCGAATGAGACCTGACGTTGGAAATTCAGTAAATTTTTTTGATTTATCTTCCTATGCTCGCTTGCTGAACTCCCCATTCTTGTCCTCACAATCTGATACATATAAATCCATTGATGAAGTGATGGGAAGAGTATGCATGCTGTCAAAGGATCAAGATGCATGTCGCTTTCTACAAAAATTATTATCAGAAGGCACTCAAGAGGACATTGATAAAATCTTTGGTGAAATAATTGACAATGTTGGTGATCTTATGGTGGATCCAACTGCTCACTATTTGGTGCAGAAGATCCTTGAAGAGTGCACCAATGACCAAAGGACACACATGATTCGTGAAATCACTAAAGCACCCATAAAGCTTCATAAAGCTTCTTGCAATGTGCATGG GACCCGCGTTGTGCAGAAGGTTATAGACACCATGAATACCCCTGACCAAGTGTCAATGTTAGTGTCCGCCTTAAATACTGGAATGATGTGTTTAATGACTGATTCTTATGGGAATCATGTTGTGGACCACTGCCTGCAGAAATTGTTACCTGAGCACAAGGCA TTCATTCTTGAGGCTGCTGCATCATGCTATCTTCAACTAGCAAGAGATCGTCATGGTTGCTGTGTCCTCCAGAAATGTATTGGTCATTCAAGTGATGAACAGAGAAACAACTTGTTGTGCAAGATAACATCAAGTGCCCTTACACTCTCAGAAGATCCGTATGG GAACTATGTTATTCagtttattctggacctcaatatCGAATGGATAACAGTCAGAGTAGTGGATGAGCTGGCAGGTCACTTTGGAAATCTATCCATGCAGAAGTGTGGTTCCCATGTTGTGGAGCATTGCCTGAAGCTAGCGCCACGGCTGATCTGTGATAGGATCATCAACGAACTCATGCATGATCCTAAACTGTTGGATATCATCCTTGATCAGTATGGGAACTTTGTGATTCAGACAGCGCTTAAACAGTGTCAG GGTGAACATCATGCTGCTTTTGTTGAAACTATTAAGCCGCACACTGCTGTAATGCAAAGTAACATGTATGGGAAGAAGGTTCTTTCAAGGATATGCTTGAAGAACAAGCACTGCCGATTTGACCTCCATTAA